A part of Miscanthus floridulus cultivar M001 chromosome 6, ASM1932011v1, whole genome shotgun sequence genomic DNA contains:
- the LOC136457632 gene encoding uncharacterized protein isoform X2, translating into MNLTASLPTPGAKLCSSVGVLQLKKGAINLGGRHISASRNAVFRFFQEHNPTNNVMTVCSNDNGGLAVCSNELTKFNVPLTMVHIWSLGCTILRMATAKPPWSNYEGTIEVLATPFYLWQQQSLLGVSMKG; encoded by the exons ATGAACCTCACGGCTTCCCTCCCCACCCCTGGTGCCAAACTCTGCAGCAGTGTTGGCGTACTCCAGTTAAAGAAG GGTGCCATAAATTTAGGTGGACGCCATATCAGTGCCAGCAGGAATGCAGTCTTCAGATTTTTCCAGGAACATAATCCTACTAATAAT GTAATGACGGTATGCTCCAACGACAATGGGGGGCTGGCAGTGTGCTCCAACGAATTAACGAAGTTTAATGTGCCATTAACGATGG TACACATTTGGAGCCTTGGCTGCACCATTCTTCGTATGGCAACAGCAAAGCCTCCTTGGAGTAATTATGAAGGG ACAATTGAAGTCTTGGCTACACCATTCTACTTATGGCAACAGCAAAGTCTCCTTGGAGTCAGTATGAAGGG GTGA
- the LOC136457634 gene encoding probable small nuclear ribonucleoprotein F has product MATVPVNPKPFLNNLTGKTVIVKLKWGMEYKGYLTSVDSYMNLQLANTEEYIDGQFSGNLGEILIRCNNVLYLRGVPEDTEIEDAE; this is encoded by the exons ATGGCG ACTGTGCCAGTTAACCCAAAACCTTTCTTGAACAATCTGACAGGGAAGACTGTAATTGTCAAACTTAAGTGGGGTATGGAGTACAAAG GGTATCTTACTTCTGTTGACTCGTACATGAACCTTCAG CTTGCTAACACAGAGGAGTACATTGATGGACAATTCTCTGGAAACCTGGGTGAGATTCTGATCAG ATGCAACAATGTCCTTTATCTCCGAGGTGTTCCAGAAGATACAGAGATTGAGGATGCGGAGTGA
- the LOC136457632 gene encoding uncharacterized protein isoform X1 — protein MPSQRWRRSALSAWPSRRPPPLPATTLHSSLAARRCAATAQEPRRGQTLAAQPGSVTPPPLPPTSMPHLDEPHGFPPHPWCQTLQQCWRTPVKEGGRHISASRNAVFRFFQEHNPTNNVMTVCSNDNGGLAVCSNELTKFNVPLTMVHIWSLGCTILRMATAKPPWSNYEGTIEVLATPFYLWQQQSLLGVSMKG, from the exons ATGCCGTCGCAGCGATGGCGCAGGTCCGCCCTCTCCGCCTGGCCTTCGCGACGCCCTCCGCCTCTCCCAGCAACGACGCTCCACTCCTCTCTGGCGGCCCGACGTTGCGCCGCGACAGCACAGGAGCCCCGGCGCGGCCAAACCCTAGCGGCGCAGCCCGGCTCCGTCACGCCGCCTCCGCTGCCGCCCACCTCGATGCCGCACCTCGATGAACCTCACGGCTTCCCTCCCCACCCCTGGTGCCAAACTCTGCAGCAGTGTTGGCGTACTCCAGTTAAAGAAG GTGGACGCCATATCAGTGCCAGCAGGAATGCAGTCTTCAGATTTTTCCAGGAACATAATCCTACTAATAAT GTAATGACGGTATGCTCCAACGACAATGGGGGGCTGGCAGTGTGCTCCAACGAATTAACGAAGTTTAATGTGCCATTAACGATGG TACACATTTGGAGCCTTGGCTGCACCATTCTTCGTATGGCAACAGCAAAGCCTCCTTGGAGTAATTATGAAGGG ACAATTGAAGTCTTGGCTACACCATTCTACTTATGGCAACAGCAAAGTCTCCTTGGAGTCAGTATGAAGGG GTGA